From Solidesulfovibrio carbinoliphilus subsp. oakridgensis, the proteins below share one genomic window:
- a CDS encoding branched-chain amino acid ABC transporter substrate-binding protein, protein MKTRSIILSILATCLLTATAATAATLKIGSLSPLTGSYAADGNDIANGTRAAIAAIQKEGGIPGYDKIELFAEDTACDPRQAVAAANKLVNEKVVGVVGAYCSSATIPASEALAEADIPMLTPASTSEKVTERGLPYMFRVCGRDDDQSIAAMKFMKDVLKAKTVFIVDDKTTYSQGLADNVEKLAAKEGMKVIEHDHVNQGDKDFSAVLTKIKEAKPDVFYMSLQNSASGALMLIQAKRAGVSTAIIGQDAVYHPQLMEIAKDAAEGMYLTFGYIDDTTPAYKKFQAAYEQFGKPGAYSAYAYDAAYSLLAAIKAAKSTDPAKIKAELLKTNMDGASKKIKFQANGESGSNYVIRVVKDGKFVNYWDPQTGKKYE, encoded by the coding sequence ATGAAGACCAGAAGCATCATCCTCTCGATCCTGGCCACCTGCCTGCTGACGGCCACGGCGGCCACGGCGGCGACGCTCAAGATCGGCAGCCTGAGTCCGCTGACCGGCTCGTACGCCGCCGACGGCAACGACATCGCCAACGGCACCCGGGCCGCCATCGCGGCCATCCAGAAGGAAGGCGGCATCCCGGGCTACGACAAGATCGAGCTTTTCGCCGAGGACACCGCCTGCGATCCGCGCCAGGCCGTGGCCGCGGCCAACAAGCTGGTCAACGAGAAGGTCGTCGGCGTGGTCGGCGCCTACTGCTCCTCGGCCACCATCCCGGCCTCCGAGGCCCTGGCCGAAGCCGACATCCCCATGCTGACCCCGGCCTCCACCTCCGAAAAGGTGACCGAGCGCGGCCTGCCCTACATGTTCCGTGTCTGCGGCCGTGACGACGACCAGTCCATCGCCGCCATGAAGTTCATGAAGGATGTGCTCAAAGCCAAGACCGTCTTCATCGTGGACGACAAGACCACCTATTCCCAGGGCCTGGCCGACAACGTCGAGAAGCTGGCCGCCAAGGAAGGCATGAAGGTCATCGAGCACGACCACGTCAACCAGGGCGACAAGGACTTCTCGGCCGTTTTGACCAAGATCAAGGAAGCCAAGCCCGACGTTTTCTACATGAGCCTGCAGAACTCCGCCTCCGGCGCGCTTATGCTCATCCAGGCCAAGCGGGCCGGCGTCTCCACCGCCATCATCGGCCAGGACGCGGTCTACCACCCGCAGCTCATGGAGATCGCCAAGGACGCCGCCGAAGGCATGTACCTGACCTTTGGCTACATCGACGACACCACCCCGGCCTACAAGAAGTTCCAGGCCGCCTACGAACAGTTCGGCAAGCCCGGCGCCTACTCGGCCTACGCCTACGACGCCGCCTATTCGCTGCTTGCCGCCATCAAGGCCGCCAAGTCCACGGACCCGGCCAAGATCAAGGCCGAACTCCTCAAGACGAACATGGACGGCGCGTCCAAGAAGATCAAGTTCCAGGCCAACGGCGAGTCCGGCTCCAACTACGTCATCCGCGTGGTCAAGGACGGCAAGTTCGTCAACTACTGGGACCCCCAGACCGGCAAAAAGTACGAGTAA
- a CDS encoding ABC transporter ATP-binding protein, whose amino-acid sequence MAHLCLTDVSVHFGGLQALTEVSFDLRPGEILSLIGPNGAGKTTIFNVITGVYRISGGQVTYDGRTISGLRPHHILATGIARTFQNIRLFTAMTALENVMVARHCRTKSSVLGAVLRTPAQKREERAVRERALAALAFAGLSDQADVVAKNLPYGLQRRLEIARALGSDPQTLLLDEPAAGLNPSESRELMATIQRIADTGINVLLVEHDMSVVMNVSHRLVVLDHGVCICQGTPAEVRSDPAVIEAYLGSETDD is encoded by the coding sequence ATGGCTCACTTGTGTCTTACCGACGTCAGCGTCCACTTCGGCGGGCTGCAGGCCCTGACGGAAGTGTCTTTCGATCTGCGCCCCGGCGAGATCTTAAGCCTCATTGGGCCAAACGGCGCGGGCAAGACCACCATTTTCAACGTCATCACCGGCGTCTACCGGATCTCCGGCGGCCAGGTGACCTACGACGGCCGCACCATTTCCGGCCTTCGCCCCCACCACATCCTGGCCACGGGCATTGCCCGGACCTTCCAGAACATCCGGCTTTTCACGGCCATGACGGCCCTCGAAAACGTCATGGTGGCCCGGCACTGCCGCACCAAAAGCTCGGTTTTGGGCGCGGTGCTGCGCACCCCGGCCCAGAAGCGCGAGGAACGGGCCGTGCGCGAGCGGGCCCTCGCCGCCCTGGCCTTCGCCGGCCTCTCCGACCAGGCCGACGTGGTGGCCAAAAACCTGCCCTACGGCCTGCAGCGCCGCCTGGAGATCGCCCGGGCCCTCGGCTCCGATCCCCAGACCCTCCTGCTCGACGAGCCGGCCGCCGGACTCAACCCGTCGGAGAGCCGCGAGCTCATGGCCACCATCCAGCGCATCGCGGACACGGGCATAAACGTGCTCCTGGTCGAGCACGACATGAGCGTGGTCATGAACGTCAGCCACCGGCTGGTGGTCCTCGACCACGGCGTGTGCATCTGCCAGGGCACGCCGGCCGAAGTCCGGTCCGATCCGGCCGTCATCGAGGCCTACCTCGGTTCCGAGACGGACGACTGA
- a CDS encoding C40 family peptidase translates to MQTFFRLTLMLALGLFLGGCAFSGGGREPYSIAPGTGSVLDTARSQIGVPYRAAGQSPDRGFDCSGFVQWVYARHGVRLPRRTDDQLRTGRPVSKSELKTGDLVFFMPSSRSASLHVGIFDGHGGFIHSPSPGGRVREESILAPYWRTTYYAANRVLP, encoded by the coding sequence ATGCAGACCTTTTTTCGCTTGACCCTGATGCTGGCCCTCGGGTTGTTTCTCGGCGGATGCGCCTTTTCCGGCGGCGGACGCGAACCCTATTCCATCGCCCCGGGCACGGGCTCGGTGCTGGACACGGCCCGGTCCCAGATCGGCGTGCCCTACCGGGCGGCCGGCCAGTCCCCGGACCGGGGATTCGACTGTTCGGGCTTCGTCCAGTGGGTCTACGCCCGCCACGGCGTCCGGCTTCCCCGGCGCACCGACGACCAGCTCCGCACCGGCCGCCCGGTCTCCAAAAGCGAACTGAAGACCGGGGACCTGGTCTTTTTCATGCCCTCGTCCCGGTCCGCCAGCCTGCACGTCGGCATCTTCGACGGCCACGGCGGGTTCATCCACAGCCCCTCGCCCGGCGGCCGGGTCCGGGAGGAGAGCATCCTCGCCCCGTACTGGCGCACCACCTACTACGCCGCCAACCGCGTCCTGCCCTGA
- a CDS encoding ATP-binding protein, producing MRGASLRIKINAAIFVAFLGAAAAFAAILTYYMADREAAAQNRTRVLLAALAAHRLEALAPLLHQSAELEAARDILGRLVRVEGVVEASLFDGRGTLVSSAGLFPPPPLRADPGEALPAGRVYAVQGEAGKLSAILVEPIRGQGETLGFLRLRYAMRDLSALNRHVWLVFAVAVAGAYLFLATLLNILLHRFVLKPVDVLRQGLEAVEAGRLGHAVPVSSPDALGRMAQAFNAMSARLQETSQSLAASRAEIEENRRLLAGRVEERTAALARANGRLTAEVEARREAEARQERALALYKAILESTAEAVMCVGVGPQRDVLAVNRRFLELWGLPDDWPSLDHIARGQAIRDRLREPEAAEQAFRDLMRDDTRLDTSCLELGDGRFLERRSGPIIQGEAYIGRVLSYIDVTADKEREASTERAKNRAEDASKAKGDFLAVMSHEIRTPLNVVIGLTEEMLARPASEEQLGHLRTVRESAAHLLGVVNDILDFSKIEAGKLVLERLDFDVRRLVAGVAEAFDREARRKGLRFEARVADGLPGTLCGDPGRLRQVFLNLVGNAVKFTEAGSVSLSVGPAQAAPGAVPDGRIGIEVCVADTGIGIEPDRLPEIFDHFQQGGGSIGRRFGGTGLGLAISKGIVERMGGRITVESRPGEGSVFRFTVRLLPPRNAAPEAGEEATEGLDGVPGGSGGRAGLRILLVEDNALNAAVTRLHMARLGHDLTVAVSAREAYGLLSRERFDVVLMDIEMPDIDGIAATRTIRAGGPPGEPSLDPGLPIVAVTAHAVEDVRQQCLEAGMTGFVTKPVNFRTLQRVLKSAGRDPASALPALLADQGPQGGAAAAAGAAGDGGAALFDPGAAREAMGISWNQYQALSRVSFDEALRRLDQAGAALASGNMEEAAIAAHTVKGAAATLGAYSSRDLAGTLEKALRRKDVDAARQAHAALVGLWRRVGRAFADWRPPVGE from the coding sequence ATGCGCGGCGCCTCCCTGCGGATCAAGATCAATGCGGCCATTTTCGTGGCGTTTTTGGGGGCGGCCGCGGCCTTCGCGGCCATCCTGACCTATTACATGGCCGACCGGGAGGCGGCGGCCCAAAACCGGACCCGGGTGCTCCTGGCCGCCCTGGCCGCCCACCGCCTGGAAGCCCTGGCCCCGCTGCTCCACCAGAGCGCCGAACTGGAAGCGGCCCGGGACATCCTCGGCCGGCTGGTCCGGGTCGAGGGCGTGGTCGAGGCGTCGCTTTTCGACGGACGGGGGACGCTTGTGTCCTCGGCCGGGCTCTTCCCGCCGCCGCCGCTTCGGGCGGACCCCGGAGAGGCCCTCCCGGCCGGCCGCGTCTATGCGGTCCAGGGCGAGGCAGGCAAGCTCTCGGCCATCCTGGTCGAACCGATCCGGGGGCAGGGGGAGACCCTCGGGTTTTTGCGCCTGCGCTACGCGATGCGGGATCTTTCCGCGCTCAACCGGCACGTCTGGCTTGTTTTCGCCGTGGCCGTGGCCGGGGCCTACCTCTTTTTGGCCACGCTTTTAAACATCCTGCTCCACCGCTTCGTGCTCAAGCCCGTGGACGTCCTGCGCCAGGGCCTCGAAGCCGTGGAGGCCGGCCGGCTCGGCCACGCGGTGCCGGTCTCCTCGCCGGACGCCCTGGGCCGGATGGCCCAGGCCTTCAACGCCATGTCGGCCCGGCTCCAGGAGACAAGCCAGTCCCTGGCCGCCAGCCGGGCCGAGATCGAGGAGAACCGGCGGCTTCTGGCCGGGCGCGTCGAGGAGCGGACCGCCGCCCTGGCCCGGGCCAACGGCCGGCTGACGGCCGAGGTCGAGGCCCGCCGGGAGGCCGAGGCCCGCCAGGAACGGGCCCTGGCCCTCTACAAGGCCATCCTGGAATCCACGGCCGAAGCCGTGATGTGCGTGGGTGTGGGCCCGCAGCGGGACGTGTTGGCCGTCAACCGCCGGTTCCTCGAACTGTGGGGCCTGCCCGACGACTGGCCGTCCCTCGACCACATCGCCCGGGGCCAGGCCATCCGCGACCGGTTGCGGGAACCGGAGGCAGCCGAGCAGGCCTTCCGGGACCTGATGCGGGACGACACGCGCCTCGACACGTCCTGCCTGGAGCTTGGCGACGGCCGGTTCCTGGAACGCCGCAGCGGGCCCATCATCCAGGGCGAGGCCTATATCGGCCGGGTGCTGTCCTACATCGACGTGACGGCGGACAAGGAGCGCGAGGCCAGCACCGAACGGGCCAAAAACAGGGCCGAGGACGCGAGCAAGGCCAAGGGGGACTTTCTTGCGGTCATGAGCCACGAGATCCGCACGCCGCTCAATGTCGTCATCGGCCTGACCGAGGAGATGCTCGCCCGGCCGGCCTCCGAGGAGCAGCTCGGCCACCTGCGCACGGTCCGGGAATCGGCCGCCCACCTCCTCGGCGTGGTCAACGACATCCTGGATTTCTCCAAGATCGAGGCCGGCAAGCTGGTCCTCGAACGCCTGGACTTCGATGTCCGCCGGCTGGTTGCCGGCGTGGCCGAGGCCTTCGACCGCGAGGCGCGGCGCAAGGGCCTTCGTTTCGAGGCCCGTGTGGCCGATGGCCTACCCGGGACGCTGTGCGGCGATCCGGGCCGGCTGCGCCAAGTGTTTCTCAATCTGGTCGGCAACGCGGTTAAGTTCACGGAGGCCGGATCGGTTTCCCTCTCGGTCGGCCCGGCCCAGGCGGCCCCGGGGGCGGTGCCGGACGGCCGGATCGGGATCGAGGTGTGCGTGGCCGACACGGGCATCGGCATCGAGCCGGACCGGCTGCCCGAAATTTTCGACCATTTCCAGCAGGGCGGCGGGTCCATCGGCCGGCGGTTCGGCGGCACGGGCCTGGGGTTGGCCATCTCCAAGGGGATCGTCGAGCGCATGGGCGGCCGGATCACGGTGGAAAGCCGGCCCGGCGAGGGAAGCGTCTTCCGTTTCACGGTCCGGTTGCTGCCGCCCCGAAACGCCGCGCCCGAGGCGGGAGAAGAGGCGACGGAGGGCTTGGACGGCGTTCCTGGCGGCTCGGGCGGTCGGGCCGGCCTTCGCATCCTGCTGGTCGAGGACAATGCCCTCAACGCCGCCGTGACCCGCCTGCACATGGCCCGCCTGGGCCACGACCTGACGGTGGCCGTCTCGGCCCGCGAGGCTTACGGCCTCCTGTCCCGGGAGCGTTTCGACGTGGTGCTCATGGACATCGAGATGCCGGACATCGACGGCATCGCCGCCACCCGGACCATCCGGGCCGGCGGACCGCCCGGGGAGCCGTCCCTCGATCCGGGGCTGCCCATCGTGGCGGTCACGGCCCATGCCGTGGAGGACGTGCGCCAGCAGTGCCTGGAAGCGGGCATGACGGGCTTTGTCACCAAACCGGTCAATTTCCGCACCCTCCAGCGGGTCCTGAAATCCGCCGGCCGGGACCCGGCGTCCGCGCTCCCGGCGCTCCTGGCGGACCAGGGCCCCCAAGGGGGGGCGGCTGCGGCCGCCGGGGCCGCGGGCGACGGGGGGGCGGCCCTGTTCGATCCCGGGGCGGCCCGAGAGGCCATGGGGATCTCCTGGAACCAGTACCAGGCCCTCAGCCGGGTCAGTTTTGACGAAGCCCTGCGCCGCCTGGACCAGGCGGGCGCGGCCCTGGCCTCGGGAAACATGGAAGAAGCGGCCATCGCCGCCCACACCGTCAAGGGCGCGGCGGCCACCCTTGGCGCCTATTCCAGCCGGGATCTGGCCGGGACGCTCGAAAAGGCCCTGCGGCGCAAGGATGTGGACGCGGCCCGACAGGCCCACGCGGCCCTGGTCGGGCTGTGGCGGCGGGTGGGCCGGGCCTTTGCCGACTGGCGCCCGCCGGTCGGCGAATAG
- a CDS encoding AzlD domain-containing protein, whose amino-acid sequence MDERQTAFLTICAMTAVTYATRSGPLLFLAGRTLPPPVIRFLAHVPAAVLAALAAPALLRPQGAFDAGPGNLILWAGLAAFALAVRTRGFFGPVALGMALVAGARFFFFR is encoded by the coding sequence ATGGACGAACGCCAGACAGCCTTCCTGACCATCTGCGCCATGACGGCGGTGACCTACGCCACGCGGTCGGGGCCGCTCCTTTTCCTGGCCGGCCGGACCCTGCCGCCGCCGGTCATCCGCTTTCTGGCCCACGTGCCGGCGGCGGTGCTGGCCGCCCTGGCCGCGCCGGCCCTCTTGCGGCCGCAGGGGGCCTTCGACGCCGGGCCCGGCAACCTGATCCTCTGGGCCGGGCTGGCCGCCTTTGCCCTGGCCGTGCGGACCCGGGGCTTTTTCGGGCCGGTGGCTCTCGGCATGGCGCTGGTGGCCGGGGCCCGTTTCTTCTTTTTCCGGTAG
- a CDS encoding AzlC family ABC transporter permease — MQEIPCAASGRQPVWPTALARTWPIALGYVPVGMAYGVLAGKAGLGALNVLAMSLLVYAGSSQLVAVGLFSAGASGLSIVATTLAVNLRHLLFSAAMAPLLRGWRKRELAAFAFGLTDESFALHAARFGRGDRDKGLTLAINVAAQAAWVAGTALGVALGDILGDGRAFALDFALPGMFLALLAGQLTGRSHVAAAVAGAALSLGAASCGFSGFGTLGAGLCGAALGLGVERWTNARQPS; from the coding sequence ATGCAAGAGATCCCATGCGCGGCGTCCGGCCGCCAGCCTGTGTGGCCAACGGCCCTGGCCCGGACCTGGCCCATCGCCCTCGGCTACGTCCCCGTCGGTATGGCCTATGGCGTCCTGGCCGGCAAGGCCGGGCTCGGCGCCCTCAATGTCCTGGCCATGTCGCTGCTCGTCTACGCCGGCTCGTCCCAGCTCGTGGCGGTGGGGCTTTTCTCGGCCGGCGCGTCGGGGCTTTCCATCGTGGCCACGACCCTGGCCGTCAACCTGCGCCACCTGCTTTTTTCGGCGGCCATGGCCCCGCTTTTGCGCGGCTGGCGCAAACGGGAACTGGCCGCCTTCGCCTTCGGGCTGACGGATGAGAGCTTCGCCTTGCACGCCGCCCGGTTCGGCCGGGGCGACCGCGACAAGGGCCTGACCCTGGCCATCAACGTGGCGGCCCAGGCGGCCTGGGTGGCCGGCACGGCCCTTGGCGTGGCCCTTGGCGACATCCTTGGCGACGGCCGGGCCTTTGCCCTGGATTTCGCCCTGCCGGGGATGTTTCTGGCCCTGCTCGCCGGCCAGCTGACCGGCCGGTCCCACGTGGCCGCGGCCGTGGCCGGGGCGGCGCTGTCGCTTGGAGCGGCATCGTGCGGATTTTCGGGATTCGGAACGCTCGGGGCCGGGCTTTGCGGCGCGGCCCTGGGCCTGGGGGTGGAACGATGGACGAACGCCAGACAGCCTTCCTGA
- a CDS encoding alpha/beta hydrolase, with amino-acid sequence MKILVIVATALALAYCGYLGLLYVGQDAMVFPGRAADPAREQEIRRYYPRLEAFDVAAGDGTVLRGYCLPRTRGGRPAPAVLYYGGNAEEQTGFFLWSPNELRPYTVAGVDYRGYGHTGGTPSETALKADALAVYDALAAKIGPDTPIVVMGRSLGTGLAAHVAARRPVAGVILVTPYDSLAAVGQASHPFVPVRLLMKHPFAVAPDAAKITAPTLMLVAGDDRLVPPVHAARLAAVWPGPKDVRTIDGATHGNIVDTPEYWRLVREFVGERLN; translated from the coding sequence ATGAAAATCCTCGTCATCGTGGCCACGGCCCTGGCCCTGGCCTACTGCGGCTATCTGGGCCTGCTCTATGTCGGCCAGGACGCCATGGTCTTTCCGGGACGCGCGGCCGACCCGGCCCGGGAGCAGGAGATCCGGCGCTATTACCCGAGGCTCGAGGCCTTCGACGTGGCGGCCGGGGACGGCACGGTCCTTCGCGGCTACTGCCTGCCGCGCACCCGGGGCGGCAGGCCGGCCCCGGCCGTCCTCTACTACGGCGGCAACGCCGAGGAGCAGACCGGCTTTTTCCTGTGGTCGCCAAACGAGCTGCGGCCCTACACCGTGGCCGGAGTGGACTACCGGGGCTACGGCCACACCGGGGGCACGCCTTCCGAGACGGCGCTCAAGGCCGACGCCCTGGCCGTCTACGACGCCCTGGCCGCGAAAATCGGGCCGGACACCCCCATCGTGGTCATGGGCCGCAGCCTCGGCACGGGGCTCGCCGCCCACGTCGCGGCCCGACGGCCGGTGGCCGGGGTCATCCTGGTCACGCCGTATGACTCCCTGGCCGCCGTGGGCCAGGCCTCCCATCCCTTCGTGCCGGTCAGGCTCCTCATGAAGCACCCCTTTGCCGTGGCCCCGGACGCGGCCAAGATCACGGCCCCGACGCTCATGCTCGTGGCCGGCGACGACCGGCTGGTGCCGCCGGTCCACGCGGCCAGGCTGGCAGCCGTCTGGCCGGGCCCCAAGGACGTGCGCACCATCGACGGCGCGACCCACGGCAACATCGTGGACACGCCCGAGTACTGGCGGCTGGTGCGGGAATTCGTCGGGGAGCGCCTCAACTAG
- the hflX gene encoding GTPase HflX: protein MSTPARGTAIAVKVEGNTLGLKPSQLKALERLGTRRYPSVGGYTLDQARELCAIAFGIGRQVGLLIDRKGRPTMILVGSQKGILIPELDRARLGSARLRGVRLLHVHLAGEGLSEEDLTDMLFLRLDSVAALTMDNLAQPVTLQAAHLLPPGAGDAPYDVLPPRPYDRVEEDMNALATALEDELAREGEKLAAPGTSPSGREKAVLVSVSSAPRTAQEASLDELAALADTAGLDVAESVVQRVASINPKFILGKGKLADIEVAALRAGASLLVFDGELSPSQIRNLTEVTQLRVIDRTQLILDIFAQHAATRSGKLQVEMAQLKYLQPRLVRQDRAMSRLMGGIGGRGPGETKLEVDRRRIRERIGRIKDELKELRKRRAAARAGRARAGLPVVSLVGYTNAGKSTLLNTLTGSAVLAENRLFATLDPTSRRLRFPSDREIILTDTVGFIRELPKELKEAFRATLEELEAADLLVAVADASHPEVDGQVAAVADILQEMELGDIPRLLVLNKWDAVPEDLRGPLKNAFPDALTLSARTRDGLSTLTDAILDRVRPGFGVRDFGPRPVVPDETDLPAGTP, encoded by the coding sequence TTGTCAACGCCAGCAAGGGGCACCGCCATCGCAGTCAAGGTTGAAGGCAACACGCTTGGACTCAAGCCCAGCCAGCTAAAGGCCCTGGAACGTCTCGGCACCCGCCGCTACCCGTCCGTCGGCGGCTACACCCTGGACCAGGCCAGGGAATTGTGCGCCATCGCTTTCGGCATCGGCCGGCAGGTCGGCCTCTTGATCGACCGCAAGGGCCGGCCGACCATGATCCTGGTCGGCAGCCAGAAGGGCATCCTCATTCCGGAACTCGACCGGGCCAGGCTCGGCTCGGCCCGCCTGCGCGGGGTCAGGCTCCTCCACGTCCACCTCGCCGGCGAGGGGTTAAGCGAGGAAGACCTGACGGACATGCTCTTTTTGCGCCTGGACAGCGTGGCCGCCCTGACCATGGACAATCTCGCCCAGCCCGTCACCCTCCAGGCCGCCCACCTCCTGCCGCCCGGGGCCGGGGACGCGCCCTACGACGTCCTGCCGCCGCGCCCCTACGACCGGGTGGAGGAGGACATGAACGCCCTGGCCACCGCCCTCGAAGACGAGCTGGCCCGGGAGGGCGAAAAGCTGGCCGCCCCGGGGACCTCCCCGTCCGGCCGGGAAAAGGCGGTGCTGGTCAGCGTGTCGAGCGCCCCCCGGACCGCCCAGGAGGCCTCGCTGGACGAGCTGGCCGCCCTGGCCGACACGGCCGGCCTGGACGTGGCCGAGTCGGTGGTCCAGCGGGTGGCCTCGATCAATCCCAAGTTCATCCTCGGCAAGGGCAAGCTGGCGGACATCGAGGTGGCGGCCCTGCGGGCCGGTGCGTCGCTTCTGGTCTTCGACGGCGAGCTGTCCCCGTCGCAGATCCGCAACCTGACCGAGGTGACCCAGTTGCGGGTCATCGACCGGACCCAGCTCATCCTCGACATCTTCGCCCAGCACGCGGCCACGCGCTCCGGCAAGCTGCAGGTGGAGATGGCCCAGCTCAAGTACCTGCAGCCGCGCCTGGTCCGGCAGGACCGGGCCATGTCGCGCCTTATGGGCGGCATCGGCGGCCGGGGACCGGGCGAAACCAAGCTCGAGGTGGACCGGCGGCGCATCCGGGAACGGATCGGCCGCATCAAGGACGAACTCAAGGAACTGCGCAAGCGCCGGGCCGCGGCCCGGGCCGGCCGGGCCCGGGCCGGCCTGCCCGTGGTGTCGCTCGTCGGCTACACCAACGCCGGCAAGTCCACGCTTCTAAACACCCTGACCGGCAGCGCGGTCCTGGCCGAGAACCGGCTTTTCGCCACCCTCGACCCGACCAGCCGGCGGCTGCGCTTCCCGAGCGACCGGGAGATCATCCTGACCGACACGGTCGGGTTCATCCGCGAACTGCCCAAGGAGCTCAAGGAAGCCTTCCGGGCCACCCTGGAAGAGCTCGAGGCCGCCGACCTCCTCGTGGCCGTGGCCGACGCCTCCCACCCCGAGGTGGACGGGCAGGTGGCGGCCGTGGCCGATATTCTCCAGGAGATGGAGCTCGGCGACATCCCGCGGCTCCTTGTCCTCAACAAGTGGGACGCCGTGCCGGAGGATCTCCGCGGTCCGCTCAAAAACGCCTTCCCCGACGCCCTCACCCTGTCGGCCAGGACCCGCGACGGCCTGTCCACCCTGACCGACGCCATCCTCGACCGGGTCCGCCCCGGTTTCGGGGTCCGGGACTTCGGCCCCCGGCCGGTGGTGCCGGACGAAACCGACCTGCCGGCCGGGACACCATAG